One Triticum dicoccoides isolate Atlit2015 ecotype Zavitan chromosome 4B, WEW_v2.0, whole genome shotgun sequence genomic window carries:
- the LOC119293462 gene encoding ferroptosis suppressor protein 1-like yields the protein MLRCDGDRVVIVGGGIAGALLAKTLQNHADVVLIDPKEYFEIPWVNVRAKLDPTVVERTVIPHADYLTDAKVVTAKAVGVDDSVVLTSIGRTVGYDFLVIATGRTCTRPQSRPERLEMFHRDKDRIAAASSVLIIGGGPIGVELAAEIIMDSPDKRVTLVHGGPRLLMVMSPRASAKALEWLRSKNVTVLLDQTIDVDLAGTGDGHDGQRDFTTSAGETVSADCHFVCTGRPVASGWLRGTFLGEYIDAEGRLVVDEHLRVGRLKNVFAIGDITDVPEAKQGYLAQRHAMVVSRNLRLLLRSAGPEHKLHRYKASKAAITVTLGRRDAVSELPFMSLVGHIPGVVKPRDLYVSRTRRMMGIKGSRNGES from the exons ATGCTGCGGTGCGACGGCGACCGCGTCGTCATTGTCGGCGGTGGCATCGCCGGCGCCCTCCTCGCCAAGACGCTCCAAAACCACGCCGACGTGGTCCTCATCGACCc GAAGGAGTACTTCGAGATCCCGTGGGTGAACGTGCGCGCCAAGCTGGACCCGACGGTGGTGGAGCGCACCGTGATCCCGCACGCGGACTACCTCACCGACGCCAAGGTAGTGACGGCCAAGGCGGTCGGCGTCGATGACTCCGTCGTTCTCACCTCCATCGGTCGTACCGTCGGCTACGACTTCCTGGTCATCGCCACGGGCCGCACCTGCACCCGCCCCCAGAGCCGCCCCGAGCGACTCGAGATGTTCCACCGCGACAAGGACCGgatcgccgccgcgagctccgtgctCATCATCGGCGGCGGGCCCATCGGGGTCGAACTCGCGGCGGAGATCATCATGGACAGCCCCGACAAGCGCGTCACCCTCGTCCACGGCGGGCCTCGGCTGCTCATGGTGATGAGCCCCCGCGCGTCGGCCAAGGCGCTCGAGTGGCTCCGGTCGAAGAACGTCACCGTGCTGCTGGACCAGACCATCGACGTAGACCTCGCCGGCACCGGTGATGGTCACGACGGACAGCGCGACTTCACGACGTCCGCCGGGGAGACGGTGTCCGCCGACTGCCACTTCGTGTGCACGGGCCGGCCCGTCGCGTCCGGGTGGCTGCGGGGCACCTTCCTCGGAGAATACATTGACGCCGAGGGCAGGCTGGTGGTGGACGAGCACCTGCGCGTGGGCAGGCTCAAGAACGTGTTCGCCATCGGCGACATCACTGACGTGCCGGAGGCGAAGCAGGGGTACCTGGCGCAGCGGCACGCCATGGTGGTGTCCCGGAACCTGCGTCTGCTGCTCAGGTCCGCCGGGCCGGAGCATAAGCTGCACCGATACAAGGCCTCGAAGGCCGCCATCACCGTCACGCTTGGCCgccgcgacgcggtgtcggagctgCCGTTCATGTCGCTCGTCGGCCACATCCCCGGCGTCGTCAAGC